In a single window of the Melioribacteraceae bacterium genome:
- a CDS encoding T9SS type A sorting domain-containing protein, which yields MNIKLSRLFTAALLVLAISGLVIAKGSGGKKAATLYKSAGEPVYTKFNINNISTWIKNDGETDINQNGNSGLVFPKGSNRAAVFQSGFLWGGKVDGQVRVGGSVYRQGLVPGYIKADGSRVMPEASDVRIYRVRRDWAEGSMNSEVADGDGATAEEVRAQYEKDWMEWPVHQGAPYEDVDGDKHYNPAIDIPGVPGADQTVFYVANDFDAAQTDFMYGSLPMGIEQQAVVWGYNATGALGNMLFRKFIIINKSADRKAFTDMFVSWWSDPDLGDAGDDYVGCDTTLSLGYCYNANATDATYNPFPPPAVGFDYFQGPIIPGVATDTAIFKGKYVPGKKNMPMTSFYFFINSDAIYTDPTQGNYERGTLGFYNLFQGRVSTTGNPFIDPNTNLPTKFALAGDPIAKTGWLDGQLHPPGDRRLGMASGPFNMAYGDTQEVVLAEICAGATPGIDRLQAIQLLKAYDVAAQIAYNRFFDLPRPPQAPRVTASALDGELILVWGSDPAGVAATEGYSNFGYHFQGYNVYQLPSATAQAAEAVRIATFDIVDDVKKVVDVVLDQGVEVQQLVAFGDDTGISRSIRIKTDALKAGLPLVNGSRYFFAITSYAYNPAPPFGPKILENPIAIIGSGGQAGLVPQKPNPGVRLNAKAGDAVTAVRVAGVSDGIIGATVVDPAKVTGKKYTITFADDPAHPGAVLWTLAQGSTVLLKDQANLSGDDDYLIVDGLQVKVQGPPPGIKHDDLFTTDNTKLWGWNWVKGTRRLTWAGGDGFHLEGFNGALGWTSPRAIFRDGNMVVKAHEAKNVELRFAKVDFTGNFGPTLNPADPNVSYGYRYMRAATAAAAKPEFAPFIINKVGNYSFQAFEKNVPLSAWNIDDPANPKRLAVGFLENNVAAGLVDGVYWPGDFNVITDNVSAATSTREWLFIFDEPYSETVNPVNQAALISTAPQDPHRIMYTATWNRRGAVAFSPGATGDDVLQIFANKVITASDKYEITAPSVTVSDELAKEDVKEINVFPNPYYGVNAQELNKYQRFVTFTHLPAKATIRIFNLAGQLVRTLQKDTPEQFFRWDLQNQSQLPVASGLYIVHVDMPDLGETKILKVAIIQEQQLLDRF from the coding sequence ATGAATATAAAATTAAGCAGATTATTTACCGCAGCACTGCTTGTGTTAGCTATCTCCGGCTTGGTGATTGCTAAGGGAAGCGGTGGTAAAAAAGCTGCAACTCTTTACAAGTCTGCCGGCGAACCGGTTTATACCAAATTCAATATTAATAATATTTCTACCTGGATTAAAAACGATGGTGAAACAGATATTAATCAAAATGGTAACTCCGGATTGGTTTTCCCAAAAGGCAGTAACAGAGCTGCAGTGTTTCAGTCAGGATTTCTTTGGGGTGGTAAAGTAGATGGCCAAGTTCGTGTTGGCGGTTCGGTTTACCGTCAAGGACTTGTTCCTGGTTACATTAAAGCTGATGGATCAAGAGTGATGCCGGAAGCTTCTGATGTAAGAATTTATAGAGTTAGAAGAGATTGGGCTGAAGGTTCAATGAATTCTGAAGTAGCTGACGGCGACGGCGCCACTGCAGAAGAAGTTCGTGCCCAGTATGAAAAAGATTGGATGGAATGGCCTGTTCATCAAGGCGCTCCTTACGAAGACGTTGATGGTGACAAACATTACAATCCAGCAATTGATATTCCTGGCGTTCCAGGCGCGGATCAAACTGTATTTTATGTTGCTAACGATTTCGACGCCGCTCAAACAGACTTCATGTATGGATCATTACCAATGGGTATTGAACAACAAGCAGTTGTTTGGGGCTATAATGCCACAGGCGCTTTAGGTAATATGCTATTTAGAAAATTTATTATTATTAATAAAAGTGCTGATAGAAAAGCTTTCACAGATATGTTCGTATCATGGTGGAGCGATCCCGATCTAGGTGATGCCGGTGACGATTATGTTGGTTGCGACACTACGTTATCATTGGGATATTGCTACAACGCAAACGCTACAGATGCTACTTACAATCCATTTCCTCCTCCAGCAGTTGGATTTGACTACTTCCAGGGTCCAATTATTCCTGGCGTAGCTACAGATACAGCTATCTTTAAAGGAAAATATGTACCAGGCAAAAAGAATATGCCTATGACATCTTTCTACTTCTTTATTAATAGTGATGCTATCTATACAGATCCTACACAAGGTAACTATGAAAGAGGTACATTAGGATTCTATAATTTATTCCAGGGAAGAGTATCAACAACTGGTAATCCATTTATAGATCCAAATACAAACTTGCCAACTAAGTTCGCTCTTGCCGGCGATCCAATAGCAAAGACAGGTTGGTTAGATGGTCAGTTACACCCACCTGGAGATAGACGTTTAGGTATGGCTTCCGGTCCATTTAATATGGCTTACGGCGATACTCAAGAAGTTGTATTAGCTGAAATATGCGCCGGTGCAACTCCTGGAATCGACAGACTGCAAGCTATTCAATTATTAAAAGCATATGACGTAGCAGCTCAAATTGCATACAACCGTTTCTTCGATCTTCCAAGACCTCCACAAGCTCCAAGAGTTACTGCTTCTGCTCTTGATGGCGAACTTATTCTTGTTTGGGGAAGTGATCCTGCTGGAGTTGCCGCAACTGAAGGTTATTCAAATTTCGGTTACCATTTCCAAGGATATAATGTTTATCAACTTCCTTCAGCTACTGCACAAGCCGCTGAAGCCGTTCGTATTGCTACATTCGACATAGTTGATGACGTGAAGAAAGTTGTTGACGTTGTTCTAGATCAAGGTGTTGAAGTTCAACAGCTTGTTGCATTTGGTGACGATACAGGTATCAGCAGATCAATAAGAATTAAAACTGATGCGTTGAAAGCTGGGCTACCATTAGTTAATGGTTCCCGTTATTTCTTCGCTATCACTTCTTATGCTTATAATCCTGCTCCTCCATTCGGTCCAAAAATTCTTGAAAATCCAATTGCTATTATTGGTTCAGGTGGACAAGCTGGTTTAGTACCACAAAAACCAAACCCAGGTGTTAGATTAAACGCTAAAGCTGGTGACGCAGTAACAGCGGTTCGTGTGGCTGGTGTTAGTGATGGAATTATTGGTGCCACTGTAGTTGATCCTGCAAAAGTAACCGGTAAAAAATATACAATTACATTTGCTGATGATCCTGCTCATCCAGGTGCAGTTCTCTGGACTTTAGCTCAGGGTTCAACTGTGTTATTAAAAGATCAAGCTAATTTAAGTGGTGATGATGACTACTTGATTGTTGATGGTCTTCAGGTAAAAGTTCAAGGTCCTCCTCCAGGTATTAAACATGATGACTTATTTACTACAGATAATACCAAACTTTGGGGATGGAATTGGGTTAAGGGTACAAGAAGATTAACATGGGCAGGCGGCGATGGATTCCATTTAGAAGGATTTAATGGCGCTCTTGGCTGGACAAGTCCTCGTGCTATCTTCCGTGATGGAAACATGGTGGTTAAAGCTCACGAAGCTAAGAATGTTGAACTCCGTTTTGCGAAAGTTGATTTTACAGGCAATTTTGGCCCAACTTTAAACCCTGCAGATCCAAACGTATCATATGGTTACAGATATATGAGAGCTGCTACAGCTGCAGCTGCAAAACCTGAATTCGCACCTTTCATTATTAATAAAGTAGGTAATTACTCGTTCCAAGCATTCGAGAAAAACGTTCCTCTCTCCGCATGGAATATAGACGATCCTGCGAATCCAAAACGTTTAGCAGTCGGATTCCTTGAAAACAACGTAGCAGCTGGTTTGGTTGATGGTGTTTATTGGCCAGGTGACTTTAATGTTATAACCGATAACGTAAGTGCGGCTACAAGTACAAGAGAATGGTTATTTATATTTGATGAACCATACTCTGAAACTGTAAATCCAGTTAATCAAGCTGCTCTTATCAGCACTGCTCCTCAAGATCCACATAGAATAATGTACACAGCTACATGGAACAGAAGAGGCGCGGTTGCATTTTCACCAGGCGCTACGGGAGATGACGTATTACAAATATTCGCAAATAAAGTAATTACAGCTTCTGATAAATATGAAATTACAGCTCCTTCAGTAACTGTTTCAGATGAATTGGCAAAAGAAGACGTTAAAGAAATTAACGTATTTCCAAATCCATACTATGGCGTAAACGCACAAGAATTGAATAAGTATCAAAGATTTGTAACTTTCACTCATTTACCTGCAAAAGCTACAATCAGAATATTCAATTTAGCCGGACAATTGGTAAGAACACTTCAAAAAGATACACCTGAACAATTCTTCAGATGGGATCTTCAGAATCAAAGTCAATTACCTGTTGCAAGCGGTTTATACATAGTACATGTTGACATGCCAGATTTAGGTGAAACAAAAATCTTAAAGGTCGCAATTATTCAAGAACAACAGCTGCTGGATAGATTCTAA
- a CDS encoding TonB-dependent receptor, with protein MHRKIFYFLLFLALCPALLQAGTKGRIKGKVVDLQTGEALIGANIIVLGTSTGASSDANGDFLLQNLEAGVYSVRTSYIGYQSITITNVRVNADLTTYVDFELPSEDVQVGTVTIVAQRPMVQKDNTNAVRITTSEDIQALPIRGVNNIIGLTAGVVLQNGTIYVRGGRSDEVGYYLEGISITNPVAGGRGVTLSQDALEEIQVQAGGYTAEFGGANAGIIRQQFRSGGSQLKASLEYITDNVTFQSKSDAFNGEKRLGAHWWGYDELSAVLSGPLFENKIKFFTNFNYQYNRDGSPQPWPGANLGIIGDPATQDTIDLTYPAGPRKGVQDQRYTFTGTLNFDLKPVMLRVSGTYTDAKGQSGGGGIRSLYQTRQGMNESSNGSFGLKLTHVLSPSMFYELSAGYYFQSAETYTPGLGSDYWAYGDSVASANTGWTIPRTPQDIANGRIGRYRTPTTINVLGFTFNRNGAVPQAWAISDRNNIVFNGSLSFLVGKAHSFKVGGEYMQYVIRNWGLGLTAMTGLAAKVANYAVSPQYPTLDSWKRQLLITEGVNNYGYDVFGNETDDGMFDAPHKPVFASAYIQDRIEYEDLIINAGLRYDYIDIDNLEFVDPTRADQAINSTTGELIEAGWKKVPTFSAVSPRIGFSFPVTDRTVFHAQFGKFVQQPSLNTAYRGYYRLGFELKGGFFISQPSGSTIRPTRTTQYELGFTQQLTDFMSFDITGYYRDIRDQVQYASQAVDRLSAFQNYAILTNGDFATTKGVELTLNMRRYQRLAVNASLSFQDARGTGSNPYSNTGVVGAPLDGVTVFYPKYISPLTFNQALSGNMNIDYRFGSNDGPAILNDFGVSLLARFNSGHPYTRGTGALNAETDARFRSPIEPLNSSSTPSALNVDLRVDKTIRLFDRLSLNIYVFVINLFDKKNVENVFLRTGSAEDDAVISNPELSAQLLATYGPRYADLYRALQIDYQGGYGGDGFLWGQPRQIRLGFRLEY; from the coding sequence ATGCATCGAAAGATTTTTTACTTTTTGCTTTTTCTAGCTCTTTGCCCTGCGTTACTTCAAGCAGGAACAAAGGGAAGAATTAAGGGAAAAGTAGTCGATTTGCAGACAGGCGAAGCATTAATAGGTGCTAACATTATTGTATTAGGCACCAGTACTGGAGCTTCATCCGACGCAAATGGTGATTTTCTCTTACAAAACCTTGAAGCGGGTGTTTATTCTGTCCGCACTTCCTACATCGGCTATCAATCAATCACAATTACAAATGTGAGAGTAAATGCCGATTTAACAACTTACGTGGATTTCGAGCTTCCAAGCGAAGATGTTCAAGTAGGTACTGTTACTATTGTTGCACAGAGACCTATGGTGCAAAAAGATAATACAAACGCGGTTCGTATTACAACAAGTGAAGATATTCAAGCATTGCCAATTCGAGGCGTTAATAACATTATTGGTTTAACCGCTGGTGTTGTTCTACAAAACGGAACAATTTATGTACGTGGCGGAAGATCCGATGAAGTTGGTTACTACTTAGAGGGTATTTCAATTACAAACCCTGTTGCCGGCGGTAGAGGTGTTACTCTTTCTCAAGACGCGCTTGAAGAAATTCAAGTACAAGCTGGTGGTTACACCGCTGAATTCGGAGGAGCTAATGCCGGTATTATCCGTCAACAATTCAGATCTGGCGGATCACAATTAAAAGCAAGTTTAGAATACATTACCGATAATGTTACTTTCCAAAGTAAATCGGATGCTTTTAATGGCGAAAAACGTTTAGGTGCTCACTGGTGGGGTTATGATGAATTGAGTGCTGTTTTAAGCGGTCCTCTTTTCGAAAATAAAATTAAGTTCTTTACAAATTTTAACTACCAATATAATAGAGATGGAAGTCCACAACCCTGGCCAGGTGCAAACCTTGGTATTATTGGTGATCCAGCAACTCAAGATACAATTGATTTAACCTACCCTGCTGGTCCTCGTAAAGGGGTTCAAGATCAACGTTATACATTTACTGGTACATTAAACTTTGATTTAAAACCGGTTATGTTAAGAGTATCTGGTACTTATACCGATGCTAAAGGTCAAAGCGGCGGCGGAGGTATTCGTAGTTTATATCAAACACGTCAAGGTATGAATGAAAGCTCAAACGGCTCATTCGGCTTAAAACTTACTCACGTTTTAAGTCCATCTATGTTTTATGAATTATCTGCAGGTTATTATTTCCAATCAGCTGAAACTTATACACCTGGTTTAGGAAGTGATTACTGGGCTTATGGTGATAGCGTTGCCAGTGCTAATACAGGCTGGACAATTCCTAGAACACCTCAGGATATCGCTAACGGAAGAATCGGACGTTACAGAACTCCAACTACAATCAATGTTCTTGGATTTACTTTCAATAGAAATGGTGCGGTTCCACAAGCATGGGCTATTTCTGATAGAAATAATATTGTGTTTAATGGTTCTCTTTCTTTCTTAGTTGGTAAAGCTCACTCATTCAAAGTAGGCGGGGAGTATATGCAATATGTAATTAGAAACTGGGGCTTGGGCCTAACAGCTATGACAGGTCTTGCAGCAAAAGTTGCTAATTATGCAGTTAGTCCTCAGTACCCAACATTGGATTCATGGAAACGTCAATTGCTCATCACCGAAGGTGTGAACAATTACGGTTACGATGTATTTGGAAATGAAACTGATGATGGTATGTTCGACGCTCCTCATAAACCAGTATTTGCAAGCGCTTATATTCAAGACAGAATTGAATATGAAGATCTTATAATTAACGCTGGTTTGAGATACGATTATATCGATATCGATAATCTTGAATTTGTTGACCCAACCAGAGCTGATCAAGCAATCAACAGCACAACTGGTGAACTAATTGAAGCAGGCTGGAAAAAAGTTCCTACATTTAGCGCTGTAAGTCCACGTATCGGTTTCTCATTCCCGGTTACAGACAGAACTGTATTCCATGCCCAATTTGGAAAATTCGTTCAACAGCCATCTTTAAATACAGCATATAGAGGCTATTATAGATTAGGTTTTGAATTAAAGGGCGGTTTCTTTATTTCCCAACCATCTGGTTCTACGATCAGACCTACAAGAACAACTCAATATGAATTAGGATTTACACAACAATTAACCGACTTTATGTCATTCGACATTACCGGTTACTATAGAGATATCAGAGATCAAGTTCAATACGCAAGCCAAGCAGTAGATAGACTTTCTGCATTCCAGAATTATGCTATCTTAACAAATGGCGACTTTGCAACTACAAAGGGTGTTGAATTAACTCTTAATATGAGAAGATATCAAAGATTAGCAGTTAACGCGTCATTATCATTCCAGGATGCGCGCGGTACCGGATCTAATCCTTACTCAAATACCGGTGTTGTTGGCGCTCCACTCGATGGCGTAACTGTATTCTATCCAAAATATATCAGCCCTCTTACATTTAATCAGGCTCTATCAGGAAACATGAATATTGATTATAGATTTGGCTCAAATGATGGACCAGCAATTCTTAACGATTTTGGTGTTTCATTATTAGCAAGATTTAACAGCGGTCACCCATACACAAGAGGTACTGGTGCATTGAATGCTGAAACAGATGCTCGTTTCAGATCACCAATTGAACCATTAAACTCTTCTTCAACACCTTCTGCATTAAATGTAGATTTACGTGTTGATAAAACCATCCGTTTGTTCGACCGGTTGTCATTAAATATTTATGTTTTTGTAATAAATTTATTCGACAAGAAAAATGTTGAAAACGTATTCCTAAGAACTGGTTCTGCTGAAGATGATGCTGTAATTAGCAATCCTGAACTTTCAGCTCAATTGTTAGCTACCTATGGACCAAGATATGCTGATTTATATAGAGCATTACAGATTGATTATCAAGGTGGTTATGGTGGTGACGGCTTCTTATGGGGTCAACCACGTCAAATCCGTTTAGGATTCAGGTTGGAATATTAA
- a CDS encoding PorV/PorQ family protein: MKKIKLIGSLLIISLFASSSIFAGGGSRNGTAGAAQLLIPVGARGIAMSGASLVGSSGVEAIFWNPANLSRGESATNVMFSHMNHIADIGVQYGAVSTNIEGFGAIGLSLKSLDIGSIAVTTVDNPDGTGQTFAPQFMTLGVTYSRLLSDRIAVGLTANFVTEKIELVSSTGIAFNVGISYKNLGNVDGLSFALVLKNLGPQMKYDGSGLLVRATAGDLKRPTQFYKLDGAGFELPSTLELGFGYAYNFNESNALLLNGVFQNSNFYGDEYKLGAEYGFDNTLFIRGGYDLLPELDADNDIYGLTAGFGVKYNMGGVDLKLDYAYREVKFFDANHVFTVGLGF, encoded by the coding sequence ATGAAGAAAATAAAATTAATTGGTAGTTTACTAATAATTTCGCTCTTCGCCTCCAGCAGCATTTTTGCAGGTGGAGGAAGCCGTAACGGTACTGCTGGTGCCGCACAGCTTCTTATTCCTGTAGGTGCTCGTGGAATTGCGATGTCAGGAGCGTCATTAGTTGGTTCGAGCGGTGTTGAAGCAATATTCTGGAACCCCGCTAACTTATCACGCGGTGAATCGGCAACAAATGTTATGTTTTCACACATGAATCATATTGCTGATATCGGTGTTCAATATGGCGCAGTTTCTACAAATATTGAAGGATTCGGCGCTATCGGTTTAAGTCTTAAATCTCTTGATATCGGCAGTATTGCAGTTACTACTGTTGATAATCCTGATGGTACTGGTCAAACTTTTGCTCCTCAATTCATGACTTTAGGCGTTACCTATTCACGCCTTCTTAGTGATAGAATTGCGGTTGGTTTGACAGCTAACTTTGTTACAGAAAAAATTGAATTGGTTTCATCAACCGGTATCGCTTTTAACGTTGGTATTTCCTACAAAAACTTAGGAAACGTTGACGGTTTGAGCTTTGCTCTCGTTCTTAAAAACTTAGGTCCTCAAATGAAATATGATGGATCAGGTTTATTGGTTAGAGCTACAGCCGGCGACTTAAAGAGACCAACCCAATTTTATAAATTGGATGGAGCCGGATTTGAATTACCATCTACATTAGAACTTGGTTTCGGATACGCATACAATTTCAATGAATCTAATGCATTGTTATTAAATGGCGTTTTCCAAAACAGCAACTTCTATGGCGATGAATACAAATTAGGCGCTGAATACGGTTTTGATAATACTTTATTTATCAGAGGCGGTTACGATTTATTACCAGAACTTGATGCAGATAACGATATCTATGGTTTAACTGCTGGTTTTGGTGTTAAATATAATATGGGCGGCGTTGATCTTAAATTGGATTACGCTTACCGCGAAGTTAAATTCTTTGATGCTAACCATGTATTTACAGTTGGTTTAGGATTCTAA
- the trxA gene encoding thioredoxin, whose product MKAFEFTDTNFTTEALQSEKPVIVDFWAEWCGPCRLIGPIIEELSDEYKDTVKVGKLNVDDNQQIAIKYGVRSIPTVLFLKGGQVVDQVIGAVPKSVFIEKITKLV is encoded by the coding sequence ATGAAAGCATTTGAATTTACGGATACAAATTTTACGACTGAAGCACTTCAAAGTGAAAAACCGGTTATAGTAGATTTTTGGGCTGAATGGTGCGGTCCATGCCGATTAATCGGTCCTATAATTGAGGAATTAAGTGATGAATATAAAGACACGGTGAAAGTTGGTAAACTTAATGTTGATGATAATCAGCAGATAGCAATAAAATATGGAGTTCGCTCTATCCCAACCGTTTTATTTTTAAAAGGGGGACAGGTAGTAGATCAAGTAATAGGAGCTGTTCCTAAATCTGTATTCATTGAAAAAATTACAAAGTTGGTTTAA
- the serA gene encoding phosphoglycerate dehydrogenase, whose protein sequence is MKKVLISEKVNSKLVDILKSNSLDVDYLPDLKKEELSGIIGKYQILVVRSATQVTKELIDKADNLELIGRAGTGVDNIDSDAATKKGIIVMNTPGGNTISAAEHAFSLMLSMCRHIPQADKSMKEGKWDRKSFSGTELFGKNLGVIGLGKIGKEFALRAKAFGMNILGFDPLASSGFADEYGILLVGLEELYANADIITLHVPLTEETKNLIGKETISKCKSGVKIINCARGGLINEPELLEAIKSGKVSSAAIDVYESEPPIYWELINHPKVVATPHLGASTDEAQEKVAVQIANQIVDWVNGNDLVGTVNAVAINLLKDEKVRPYVSLAEKIGSLHVQLLKSNINKIIITYRGQLLGKSSELIKSALLKGILQKMIAQPVNLINAPSLAEAKGIILEEIKSTPDGIYSNLLSVQVISETGTKKIAGTIMLNDDLRIVSIDDFNAEFKPDGNIVLYYNIDKPGVLAKVSSVLSESNINIAGLSLSRFEKGKQAVTVISVDDTPKEDVIEKMKKLEAVTAVFTIKF, encoded by the coding sequence ATGAAAAAAGTACTAATTAGTGAAAAGGTTAATTCAAAGCTCGTTGATATATTAAAGAGTAATTCACTTGATGTTGATTATTTGCCCGATCTTAAAAAGGAAGAACTATCTGGAATTATTGGGAAGTATCAAATTCTAGTAGTTCGAAGTGCAACCCAGGTTACCAAAGAGTTAATAGATAAAGCCGATAATCTTGAATTGATTGGGCGGGCTGGTACCGGCGTAGATAATATTGATTCGGATGCCGCGACAAAAAAGGGGATTATCGTAATGAATACTCCCGGGGGTAATACTATTTCTGCCGCCGAGCATGCATTTTCATTAATGTTGTCGATGTGCCGCCATATTCCTCAAGCGGATAAATCAATGAAAGAGGGAAAGTGGGACCGGAAATCATTTTCGGGAACTGAGCTCTTCGGAAAAAATTTAGGGGTGATTGGGCTAGGCAAAATTGGAAAAGAATTCGCATTGCGCGCGAAAGCATTTGGAATGAATATACTTGGTTTCGATCCTCTCGCTTCTTCGGGATTTGCCGATGAATATGGTATATTATTAGTCGGTCTCGAAGAATTATATGCAAATGCGGATATAATTACATTGCATGTTCCTTTAACTGAAGAGACAAAAAATTTAATAGGTAAAGAAACGATCTCCAAATGTAAATCGGGTGTTAAAATTATTAATTGCGCAAGAGGCGGATTAATAAATGAACCTGAACTTCTTGAAGCAATTAAATCTGGTAAAGTATCTTCCGCGGCAATTGATGTATATGAATCAGAACCACCAATTTATTGGGAACTGATCAATCATCCTAAAGTAGTTGCAACGCCTCATCTTGGCGCATCAACCGATGAAGCACAAGAAAAAGTGGCAGTTCAAATTGCTAATCAAATTGTTGATTGGGTTAATGGTAACGATTTAGTAGGTACCGTGAATGCCGTAGCAATTAATTTATTAAAGGATGAAAAAGTTCGCCCCTATGTCTCTTTAGCCGAAAAAATTGGCTCGCTTCATGTCCAGTTGCTGAAGTCGAATATCAATAAAATAATTATAACTTACCGGGGACAGCTTCTGGGAAAATCTTCTGAATTAATAAAATCCGCATTATTAAAGGGCATTCTTCAAAAAATGATTGCACAGCCGGTTAATCTTATTAATGCTCCATCCTTAGCCGAAGCTAAAGGAATTATTTTAGAGGAAATAAAAAGTACACCGGATGGAATATATTCTAATTTATTAAGTGTTCAGGTTATCTCAGAAACCGGTACAAAAAAAATTGCCGGTACTATAATGTTGAATGATGATCTTCGCATTGTAAGTATTGATGATTTTAATGCCGAGTTTAAGCCTGACGGAAATATTGTTCTCTATTACAATATTGATAAACCGGGTGTGCTTGCAAAAGTGAGTTCAGTTCTATCTGAATCAAATATTAATATCGCGGGTTTATCATTGAGCCGGTTCGAAAAAGGGAAGCAAGCAGTTACTGTAATTAGCGTTGATGATACACCTAAAGAAGATGTAATTGAAAAAATGAAAAAGCTTGAAGCGGTAACTGCGGTATTTACAATAAAATTTTAG
- a CDS encoding GWxTD domain-containing protein, which translates to MNNVLKIFLFLMLTAQVALPQNQLNFEFDYARFSYDSSTVYLEFYYELNPKGMAISTTEMGDKIEAIVHIEMKNSETGEYFINRKWKIEDILDENDSIRIANSFKGVLGFAVPVGKYELQVNAYDAENQALNKRISENLELKAFNSEKFEMSDIQLASNLKLQDADPNSIFYKNTLEVTPNPTMVYTEKMPMLFFYAELYNLFLTNPEQNFVLHKNLFNSSGQQVNRTEKVIKPGKKSVVEVGTLNLSKFPTDSYIFELSLVDPATNHAFSSSKRFYLYNPKVQTAVSDVAFNANVASSEYGIMSAEDCDAMFQYIRYIATQREKEQYAKLDSVSTKREFMFNFWRGRDSNPSTPVNEYKTDYMRRVNFANQNYSIMKREGYLSDRGRILLMYGEPDQRDFYSNEAHLKPYETWFYNAIEGGVTFIFGDVTGFGNFELLHSTKRDEVKDDNWMRRISTE; encoded by the coding sequence ATGAACAATGTTCTTAAAATATTTCTTTTCTTAATGTTAACCGCGCAAGTAGCTTTGCCGCAAAATCAATTAAATTTTGAATTTGATTACGCCCGATTTAGTTACGATTCTTCAACAGTTTATCTTGAGTTTTATTATGAGCTTAATCCGAAAGGTATGGCAATATCTACAACGGAAATGGGGGATAAGATAGAGGCTATTGTTCATATAGAAATGAAGAACAGCGAAACAGGCGAATATTTTATAAATAGAAAATGGAAAATTGAAGATATTCTTGATGAGAATGATTCCATAAGAATAGCCAATTCATTCAAAGGAGTACTCGGTTTTGCGGTTCCAGTAGGTAAATATGAATTACAGGTTAATGCGTACGACGCAGAAAACCAAGCGCTTAATAAAAGGATTTCAGAAAATTTGGAGCTAAAAGCATTCAATTCCGAAAAATTTGAGATGAGTGATATTCAACTTGCGTCAAATCTCAAACTTCAGGATGCCGACCCGAATTCCATATTTTATAAAAATACATTGGAAGTTACACCAAACCCAACAATGGTTTATACCGAGAAAATGCCGATGCTCTTTTTCTATGCCGAACTTTATAATTTATTCTTAACTAATCCCGAACAGAATTTTGTACTTCATAAAAATTTGTTTAATAGTTCGGGCCAGCAGGTAAATAGAACAGAAAAAGTAATTAAGCCCGGGAAAAAGTCGGTTGTGGAAGTGGGGACACTAAATCTGAGTAAATTTCCAACAGATTCATATATTTTTGAATTGAGTTTAGTCGATCCTGCAACTAACCATGCATTTTCAAGTTCAAAAAGATTTTATTTATATAATCCTAAAGTTCAAACCGCTGTGTCGGATGTGGCATTTAACGCAAATGTAGCTTCAAGTGAATATGGAATTATGTCTGCTGAAGATTGCGACGCAATGTTTCAGTATATACGCTACATAGCAACTCAAAGAGAAAAGGAACAGTATGCTAAACTGGATTCGGTTAGCACAAAGAGGGAGTTTATGTTTAATTTCTGGAGGGGAAGAGATTCAAATCCATCAACCCCGGTAAATGAATATAAAACTGATTATATGCGAAGAGTTAATTTCGCTAATCAAAATTACAGCATAATGAAGCGTGAAGGATATCTTTCCGATAGAGGAAGAATACTTCTGATGTACGGTGAACCGGATCAGCGCGATTTTTACTCCAATGAAGCGCATTTAAAACCTTATGAAACCTGGTTCTATAATGCCATAGAAGGAGGTGTAACGTTTATTTTTGGTGATGTTACCGGTTTTGGAAATTTCGAGCTTCTTCATTCAACAAAACGAGACGAAGTTAAAGATGATAATTGGATGAGACGAATTAGCACCGAATAA